One region of Candidatus Omnitrophota bacterium genomic DNA includes:
- a CDS encoding site-specific integrase, with protein sequence MAEDDIYGNKRHYENFKQNIRYLTLPPDVYLKVVLRDPIIPLRGSRRKYYCLNKANLSYFYQMVEYLEAKDMSYIARMRILRDILFICHHVPKNLEECTREDINKLMAHAHRSYKTPSSKNHFIKHLRYIWKILFPEKDSHGRTEDTITPYPVRHVSPSIDKSRQKIRKDKFTTQELQNIISYFGKDPRMQAYLTLALESLGRPQELLYLRIGNVEMHDNYAKIFLSEHGKEGTGILQCIDSYPYLLKWLNQHPLKNNPQAFLFVNTGTTNTLEQFKPTNINKMLAKAVKDLRINKPITCYSLKRNGVTLRRLRGESDMEIQHAARWTSTQVLKTYDQSSQNEALKLQLQKRGLIPVATDNNPLTNKKCAFCNTVAGSTDITCPQCKRPLDRKHVIEETKKDEQIQNLKETVSQFTKQISTMKQEILQDLAKEILHNQQGYRPDNREDTGNFSSKSSSKTPVSDLPLETSRFKAL encoded by the coding sequence ATGGCTGAAGACGATATTTATGGGAACAAAAGGCATTATGAGAATTTTAAGCAAAATATTAGGTATCTTACTCTGCCACCTGATGTTTATCTTAAGGTAGTGCTGAGAGATCCAATAATCCCGTTAAGAGGTTCCAGAAGAAAATATTATTGTCTTAACAAGGCGAACCTCTCTTATTTTTACCAGATGGTTGAGTACTTGGAGGCAAAAGACATGTCTTATATCGCAAGGATGAGAATTCTTCGGGATATCCTGTTCATCTGCCACCATGTCCCTAAAAACCTTGAAGAATGCACCAGGGAAGACATAAACAAGCTAATGGCACACGCCCACCGCAGTTATAAAACACCTTCCAGCAAAAACCACTTCATCAAACACCTGAGATACATCTGGAAAATCCTATTTCCAGAAAAGGACTCGCACGGCAGAACAGAGGATACTATCACACCTTATCCCGTTAGGCACGTCTCTCCAAGCATCGATAAAAGCAGACAAAAAATACGCAAGGACAAATTCACAACACAAGAACTCCAAAACATAATCAGCTATTTCGGAAAAGACCCAAGAATGCAAGCATACCTGACACTAGCCCTAGAAAGCCTCGGCAGGCCGCAAGAACTGCTTTACCTCCGAATAGGCAACGTCGAGATGCACGACAACTATGCCAAAATCTTTCTTTCCGAACACGGCAAAGAAGGAACAGGCATACTTCAATGCATAGACAGCTACCCATACCTCCTTAAATGGCTTAACCAACATCCGCTAAAGAACAACCCCCAAGCATTCCTCTTTGTAAACACGGGAACAACCAACACACTCGAACAATTCAAGCCAACAAACATAAACAAAATGCTGGCAAAAGCCGTTAAGGACCTCCGAATAAACAAGCCAATAACATGCTATAGCCTAAAAAGAAACGGCGTAACCCTAAGAAGGCTTAGAGGAGAAAGCGACATGGAAATACAGCACGCCGCCAGATGGACAAGCACGCAAGTCCTGAAAACATACGACCAAAGCAGCCAAAACGAAGCCCTAAAGCTGCAACTCCAAAAAAGAGGCCTGATACCAGTAGCCACCGACAATAACCCTCTCACAAACAAGAAATGCGCCTTCTGCAACACCGTAGCCGGCAGCACAGACATCACCTGCCCGCAATGCAAGCGCCCACTAGACAGGAAACACGTAATCGAGGAAACAAAAAAAGACGAGCAAATACAAAACCTAAAAGAAACAGTAAGCCAATTCACCAAGCAAATATCCACCATGAAACAAGAAATACTACAAGACCTGGCAAAAGAAATACTACACAATCAGCAAGGCTACAGGCCGGACAACCGGGAAGACACGGGAAACTTTTCATCCAAGAGCTCCTCAAAAACACCCGTCAGCGACTTACCCTTAGAAACCTCGCGCTTCAAAGCCCTATAA
- a CDS encoding DndE family protein, with protein sequence MADRLYTSRDTDEILSALRLETKLEKYILARIAFMLSLTEDGVKVAENTDFSGAEIKRPTFIGADEVFLKTLISSVYHRADINDENFYSNKSIVKNHIDNGSIKLQRIFEECGNNADLLIKKLVSKVEFKGRKEMLGKGFEILLGKTLLQKSDVVIELNNTNIHANSHLAIMGKPGVGKTQFLLKILTDIRLQSNFQTNFIYFDYKGDVGDNQKFLDNSKVQLYRLLQGAQTLPINPFILPAYDEQTINVSAREKAESFASINSKLGVVQKGALTETIRAAYSRRANTDKPYPDFRDVYEIARITYEEQGKRDDSLIEVLRDLSDFDLFWSHGSEIPPIERLTDRTLLIDVHTMPVLKELVAYLVIERLYKEMTTMPDSPVENNRRTIRTILVFDEAHNYLGQKNIFLEKIIREGRSKGVVVFFASQSPNDYQQKFFNFQELLEFAFIFQCEGVSSSSVQEILGCNTKTAKDLQTEIARLEPWQVISRSIDKKDEFMKFTAEAFYKNY encoded by the coding sequence ATGGCCGATAGACTATACACATCAAGAGATACAGACGAGATATTGAGTGCGTTACGTCTGGAAACAAAATTAGAGAAATATATACTAGCTAGAATAGCGTTCATGCTTTCTCTGACAGAAGATGGAGTAAAAGTCGCTGAAAACACAGATTTTAGCGGTGCAGAAATTAAACGACCAACCTTTATCGGTGCTGATGAGGTGTTTCTTAAGACATTAATAAGTTCCGTATATCATCGAGCAGATATAAACGACGAAAATTTTTACTCAAATAAATCAATTGTGAAGAACCATATAGATAATGGCAGTATCAAGCTTCAAAGAATATTCGAAGAATGCGGAAATAATGCAGACCTGCTAATAAAGAAATTAGTTTCCAAAGTCGAGTTTAAAGGAAGGAAGGAAATGCTTGGGAAGGGATTCGAAATTCTGCTTGGAAAGACGCTATTGCAAAAATCTGATGTTGTTATAGAGTTAAACAACACAAATATTCATGCGAATTCTCACTTGGCGATTATGGGGAAGCCTGGGGTTGGGAAGACTCAGTTTCTTCTAAAGATTCTTACAGATATTCGTTTACAGTCAAATTTCCAAACAAACTTTATTTATTTTGATTATAAGGGTGATGTTGGAGACAACCAGAAGTTCCTAGACAATTCGAAGGTTCAGCTTTATCGTTTGCTGCAGGGAGCCCAAACATTACCCATAAATCCATTTATTCTGCCGGCATATGACGAACAAACAATAAATGTATCCGCAAGAGAAAAAGCAGAAAGTTTTGCTTCCATAAACTCTAAATTAGGAGTAGTCCAAAAAGGCGCTTTAACAGAAACAATCCGCGCAGCTTATTCCCGAAGAGCCAACACCGATAAACCATACCCAGACTTTAGAGATGTCTACGAAATAGCCCGCATCACCTATGAAGAACAAGGAAAACGTGATGACAGTCTTATAGAAGTGTTAAGAGACCTATCTGACTTTGACCTATTCTGGTCCCACGGATCAGAAATTCCACCAATAGAAAGACTGACAGACCGAACATTACTAATAGACGTCCACACAATGCCAGTGCTTAAGGAATTAGTGGCATACCTAGTAATAGAAAGACTATACAAAGAAATGACAACCATGCCTGATAGCCCCGTCGAAAACAATAGGCGAACTATAAGAACGATCCTAGTATTTGATGAAGCACATAATTATCTGGGCCAAAAAAATATCTTCCTTGAAAAAATAATCCGAGAAGGCAGATCAAAAGGGGTCGTCGTATTCTTCGCCAGCCAATCACCAAACGACTACCAACAAAAATTCTTTAATTTCCAAGAACTCCTAGAATTTGCCTTTATTTTTCAATGCGAGGGAGTTTCGTCATCATCCGTCCAAGAAATCCTCGGGTGCAACACAAAAACCGCTAAGGACCTTCAAACAGAAATAGCCAGATTGGAACCTTGGCAAGTAATAAGCAGAAGTATTGATAAAAAAGACGAATTCATGAAATTCACCGCGGAAGCATTCTACAAGAACTATTGA
- the dndD gene encoding DNA sulfur modification protein DndD codes for MKLRKLIIENYKSFQFPTEILFPDNEEGKSIFLIGGMNGSGKTAIMEAVNYCLYGAKNEEIYRCINRKEKAKNNTAVSFELAIEEDDGSELIIKRTWSAGTVEDPKSKDIAERLVVVKDGKRVTVQNKDIWQEYIRAAIPPGITQFFFFDGEKIQEIASDDHSEVRLQTSLEAALGIQYINRLASDVAYLKQEERKGFIEISDADLEFKQSELKREKSKREKKCTEKGEIKAEIVEFTEQQEEAKKRFQAAFHETPESKDVIRQNEKRRIQVANRLSQLDSEIKHLCESALPFGLAGKLFDKVRAQIEKERNTNHGEAIREHAGELAKKIVRVVEEPEPIYREKLSIEKMKELERRIERLLSEGDSTHVEKVLSLSERDSAKVMNQMETLEKSDVFLVAPLLEEKRELTIQIKEIEGSCRGKGASESERELFAMLQDQIENCSIQIGRKTEQLRMIEDEILTIDHSIRDIEIEIEKLYEKHHLSKDKADFISECDAISNLLNQFVVRLRKNKVHLLQEKTFEMYKLLSSKGGLIKDINIDDKTYEIRIIDRNGHEIRKSGLSAGEKEVFAVSLLWGLAQTSQLKLPIIIDTPLSRLDSTHRDNIVNNYFPNAGEQVIILSTDTEIDKNYYRNLSNHLAGAAKLEFDSKQELTTVRTGYFWED; via the coding sequence ATGAAACTACGCAAGTTAATAATTGAGAACTATAAGTCGTTTCAATTTCCTACAGAAATTCTTTTTCCAGACAATGAAGAAGGAAAAAGTATTTTTTTAATAGGAGGAATGAATGGGTCGGGTAAGACGGCTATCATGGAGGCTGTCAATTATTGCCTATATGGGGCAAAAAACGAAGAAATATATCGTTGTATAAACCGAAAAGAGAAAGCAAAGAACAACACGGCAGTTTCTTTTGAGCTCGCCATAGAAGAAGATGACGGTTCAGAACTAATCATTAAAAGGACATGGTCAGCCGGGACAGTGGAAGATCCAAAATCAAAAGACATAGCGGAACGGCTCGTCGTAGTAAAAGACGGGAAACGCGTTACCGTGCAAAATAAAGATATTTGGCAAGAATATATTCGTGCCGCGATTCCACCAGGAATAACTCAATTCTTCTTTTTTGATGGAGAAAAAATACAAGAGATTGCTTCTGATGACCATTCCGAAGTTCGCTTACAAACTTCTTTAGAAGCGGCATTAGGCATCCAATACATCAATAGGCTTGCAAGTGATGTGGCCTATCTTAAGCAAGAAGAACGCAAAGGCTTCATCGAGATTTCTGATGCAGACCTCGAATTCAAGCAAAGTGAATTGAAACGGGAAAAAAGCAAACGAGAAAAAAAGTGTACGGAAAAAGGCGAAATTAAGGCTGAAATTGTAGAATTCACTGAACAACAGGAAGAAGCAAAAAAACGTTTTCAAGCAGCCTTTCATGAAACTCCAGAATCAAAAGATGTTATCAGGCAGAATGAAAAAAGGCGTATTCAGGTAGCAAATAGGTTAAGCCAACTAGATAGCGAAATAAAACATCTATGTGAATCAGCGCTGCCATTCGGACTTGCTGGAAAACTTTTCGATAAAGTAAGGGCCCAAATTGAAAAAGAGCGCAACACTAATCACGGCGAAGCAATTCGTGAACACGCAGGAGAGCTTGCCAAGAAAATTGTGCGAGTAGTTGAAGAACCTGAACCTATATATCGCGAAAAACTTTCAATCGAGAAAATGAAGGAATTAGAACGACGCATTGAACGACTGCTTAGCGAAGGAGATTCGACGCATGTAGAAAAGGTTCTTAGCCTCTCCGAAAGAGATTCTGCAAAAGTGATGAATCAGATGGAAACTCTAGAAAAAAGTGATGTCTTCTTGGTTGCTCCTCTCTTAGAAGAAAAGAGGGAGTTGACAATTCAAATAAAAGAAATTGAAGGCTCTTGTCGAGGGAAAGGGGCAAGCGAATCAGAACGGGAATTATTTGCTATGCTTCAGGACCAGATAGAAAATTGTTCCATTCAAATCGGGAGAAAAACAGAGCAGCTTAGAATGATTGAAGACGAGATATTGACTATTGACCATAGCATCCGTGATATCGAAATAGAAATCGAGAAACTTTATGAAAAACACCACCTTTCAAAGGACAAGGCAGATTTTATTTCAGAATGTGACGCTATCTCCAATCTTTTGAACCAGTTTGTCGTTCGTCTAAGGAAAAATAAAGTACACTTGCTTCAAGAGAAAACCTTTGAAATGTATAAGCTGCTATCCAGTAAAGGCGGATTGATAAAAGACATTAATATAGATGACAAAACCTATGAAATCAGAATTATTGACCGTAATGGCCATGAAATAAGGAAGTCAGGACTTTCTGCAGGAGAAAAAGAAGTATTTGCCGTTTCGTTACTGTGGGGATTGGCCCAAACAAGCCAACTAAAGCTTCCTATCATAATTGACACTCCTCTATCAAGGCTAGATAGTACTCACAGAGATAATATTGTCAATAACTACTTCCCAAATGCAGGGGAACAAGTTATTATTCTTTCAACGGATACAGAAATAGACAAGAATTATTATCGAAATCTCTCAAATCATCTTGCAGGAGCAGCAAAACTAGAGTTCGATTCTAAGCAAGAACTTACAACCGTTAGAACCGGCTATTTCTGGGAGGACTAA